The following proteins are encoded in a genomic region of Penaeus chinensis breed Huanghai No. 1 chromosome 10, ASM1920278v2, whole genome shotgun sequence:
- the LOC125029668 gene encoding uncharacterized protein LOC125029668 — protein MNAEESNLQSTNMNYNESEATCGIVPQSQDCTDELHNYGEDGESDVELVIDDYTKGVSSVNKQVNQPDQSDLQSQRKIRRNGNRTDGHQKMDHAKKWLLSMMFVSSTMSAVSLGSIEDAYKDHCEQSGLEPLSTPVLARLIHGLFQDAEKCRLGPRGNQKSHYRKLAWKTGGKDLPQNTISEDNLDQLEDKILTNDNAQNLEDSVPLKPLNLSHKSLAQQNIVSEGKQKGLKEEETCQMKSIQIIQSKEKKIQEQEVTTSEKSNIHLEQSQMAKDNSKEGCETAAKKLSQVMKWINSQGRKDILLKDFAHSASCKEESCSHLCMMFRRVRRHVVAARHSCMVLRLYSVLLRLHVSSCVDSQCGLPACPALRATISTKRTNNGQESSPKRTAWQVPGRQMPSARPIFQPRSPGGSLPGSPVNSPPPSPDALDFGQCLPLNSGSVHYMIVPVLMPSASNGVA, from the coding sequence ATGAATGCTGAAGAAAGTAACCTGCAAAGTACAAATATGAATTACAATGAATCTGAAGCTACTTGTGGAATAGTCCCTCAAAGTCAGGACTGCACAGATGAACTACATAattatggtgaagatggtgaaagTGATGTAGAACTCGTTATTGACGATTATACGAAGGGTGTGTCATCAGTAAATAAACAAGTGAACCAGCCAGACCAAAGTGACCTACAGTCTCAGCGCAAAATTCGTCGCAATGGCAATCGCACAGATGGTCACCAGAAGATGGATCATGCCAAGAAATGGCTTCTCAGCATGATGTTTGTTAGTAGTACAATGTCTGCTGTTTCTCTTGGATCTATAGAAGATGCCTATAAAGATCACTGTGAACAATCTGGTCTGGAGCCACTATCTACCCCTGTATTGGCTCGCTTGATACATGGCTTATTTCAGGATGCTGAAAAGTGCCGTTTGGGTCCTCGTGGTAACCAAAAGAGTCATTACCGTAAGCTTGCATGGAAAACTGGAGGCAAAGATTTGCCTCAGAATACAATCAGTGAAGATAATCTCGATCAACTAGAAGACAAGATTCTTACAAATGATAATGCACAAAATTTAGAGGATTCAGTCCCTTTAaaacctttaaacctctctcaTAAGTCATTGGCTCAGCAGAATATTGTCAGTGAAGGAAAGCAAAAAggactgaaagaagaagaaacatgtcAGATGAAGAGCATTCAGATCATTcagtcaaaagaaaagaaaatacaagagcAAGAAGTGACAACATCTGAAAAATCTAACATCCACTTGGAACAGTCACAAATGGCTAAGGATAACAGCAAAGAAGGATGTGAAACAGCTGCCAAAAAGTTGTCACAAGTCATGAAGTGGATCAACAGTCAAGGCAGGAAAGATATTTTATTGAAAGATTTTGCCCATAGTGCATCTTGCAAGGAAGAGTCATGTTCACATTTGTGCATGATGTTCCGTCGTGTGCGTCGCCATGTTGTTGCTGCTCGGCATTCTTGTATGGTTCTAAGACTCTACTCAGTACTTCTTCGCTTACATGTTTCATCATGCGTTGACTCACAGTGTGGATTACCTGCCTGCCCTGCATTAAGGGCAACCATATCTACAAAGCGTACCAATAATGGTCAAGAGAGCTCACCAAAGCGAACTGCTTGGCAAGTTCCTGGTCGACAAATGCCATCGGCCAGGCCAATATTTCAACCCCGATCCCCGGGAGGGTCATTACCTGGTTCACCAGTCAATTCTCCTCCACCCAGCCCTGATGCGCTTGATTTTGGCCAGTGTTTACCATTAAACTCAGGGTCAGTACATTACATGATTGTACCAGTTTTAATGCCTTCTGCAAGCAATGGAGTAGCTTGA